A single region of the Lycium barbarum isolate Lr01 chromosome 2, ASM1917538v2, whole genome shotgun sequence genome encodes:
- the LOC132628786 gene encoding NAC domain-containing protein 96-like yields the protein MVNSKEGFRFRPRDRKAVTFLLRFIAGQDMKDPGFITTNIDVYGKQEPWQIYDHGVAFGNDDGDNTCSQYRYFITKLKKKNKSMYNRNVGKNGRWKQQDKGKAVGKKGGQVIGYKKSMSYEKKNCNLETYGHWLMKEYQLSDAINNKFKDEERRDWVLCAIKKKKTRTTSSSSSIGLNLECAEKMIKRMLQRGSKQSRYQVKEFLMSNTDESEKGMPEIEQQISIWSADALTESNNQQPDGGEIADSCASDPILVQEEEHVPVFNWTHDASIIQQEQDDSVLIFNSKDWSVDEFLLSVQ from the coding sequence ATGGTGAATTCTAAAGAGGGTTTCCGTTTTCGTCCAAGAGATAGAAAAGCAGTTACTTTCTTGTTGAGATTCATTGCTGGACAAGATATGAAGGATCCTGGTTTTATCACCACAAATATTGATGTTTACGGTAAACAAGAACCGTGGCAGATTTACGATCATGGAGTAGCTTTCGGGAATGATGATGGGGACAACACTTGCAGTCAGTATCGCTATTTCATCACGAAGCTGAAGAAGAAAAACAAGTCCATGTATAATCGCAATGTGGGAAAGAATGGTCGTTGGAAACAACAAGACAAGGGAAAAGCAGTTGGAAAGAAGGGAGGACAAGTGATTGGATACAAGAAGAGCATGAGTTATGAGAAAAAGAATTGCAATCTTGAAACATATGGGCATTGGTTGATGAAAGAGTATCAACTCTCTGATGCTATTAATAACAAGTTTAAGGATGAGGAGCGTAGAGATTGGGTTCTTTGTGCcatcaagaagaagaagacgcgaaccacttcttcttcttcttctattggTCTGAATTTGGAATGTGCAGAAAAGATGATTAAGAGAATGTTGCAAAGAGGATCAAAACAGAGCAGGTATCAAGTTAAAGAATTCTTGATGTCCAATACTGACGAGAGTGAGAAAGGAATGCCTGAAATTGAGCAGCAGATTTCTATTTGGAGCGCTGATGCATTGACAGAGAGTAACAACCAACAACCAGATGGAGGAGAAATTGCAGATTCTTGTGCTAGCGACCCTATTTTAGTACAAGAAGAGGAACATGTCCCTGTATTTAATTGGACTCATGATGCATCAATCATCCAACAAGAACAGGACGATTCTGTCCTTATATTTAATTCCAAGGATTGGAGTGTTGATGAATTTTTATTGTCTGTGCAATGA